Proteins from a single region of Rhodovibrio salinarum DSM 9154:
- a CDS encoding Bug family tripartite tricarboxylate transporter substrate binding protein yields MTVFTAVRRAFGWARTGKDGGAWLVATAACASLALVSVPKDAAAEWQPKRPIEFVIMAGTGGGADQIARLFQSIIEKEGFSRVPVIPINKPGGSGAEALRYLQDEAGNEHVMMITLNSLFTTPQLNPNLGVDIETYTPIARMALDTFQLWVHSNSNIESLDDYIAAVKEADGSWKMGGTGKGQEDSLVTAMLEQKFGLKMTYIPFPGGGTVAKNLVGQHIDSTVNNPAEQIAFYEAGRTRPLMTMTPERLDMLPDVPTSAELGHPDLVYYMQRSIVAAPEISKEAQQWYTQLMRKVYESDRWKEYTASEGLFREWLEGEELAAYFAEEVKKHKKLLASTGEM; encoded by the coding sequence ATGACCGTGTTTACGGCAGTGCGTCGCGCTTTTGGATGGGCACGAACCGGTAAGGATGGGGGCGCGTGGCTGGTGGCGACGGCCGCGTGTGCGTCACTCGCACTCGTGTCCGTGCCGAAGGATGCGGCCGCTGAATGGCAGCCGAAGCGGCCGATCGAGTTCGTGATCATGGCGGGCACCGGTGGCGGCGCCGACCAGATCGCCCGCCTGTTCCAGAGCATCATCGAGAAGGAAGGCTTCTCGCGCGTGCCCGTGATCCCGATCAACAAGCCGGGCGGCTCGGGCGCGGAGGCGTTGCGTTACCTGCAGGACGAAGCGGGCAACGAGCACGTCATGATGATCACCCTCAACAGCCTGTTCACCACCCCGCAGCTGAACCCGAACCTGGGCGTCGACATCGAGACCTATACGCCGATCGCGCGGATGGCGCTGGATACCTTCCAGCTTTGGGTGCACAGCAATTCCAACATCGAGAGCCTGGACGACTACATCGCCGCCGTGAAGGAAGCCGACGGCAGTTGGAAGATGGGCGGAACCGGCAAGGGACAGGAGGATTCCCTGGTCACCGCGATGCTGGAACAGAAGTTCGGGCTGAAGATGACCTACATCCCCTTCCCCGGCGGGGGCACGGTGGCCAAGAACCTGGTCGGCCAGCACATCGACAGCACCGTCAACAATCCGGCTGAGCAGATCGCCTTTTACGAGGCAGGCCGAACCCGCCCGCTGATGACCATGACGCCGGAGCGCCTGGACATGCTGCCCGATGTGCCGACCTCCGCCGAACTCGGCCATCCGGACCTCGTCTATTACATGCAGCGCTCGATCGTCGCCGCGCCGGAGATCTCCAAGGAAGCCCAGCAGTGGTACACGCAGCTGATGCGCAAGGTCTACGAGTCCGACCGCTGGAAGGAGTACACCGCCAGCGAGGGCCTGTTCCGCGAGTGGCTCGAGGGTGAGGAACTCGCCGCCTACTTCGCCGAGGAGGTGAAGAAGCACAAGAAGCTTTTGGCCTCCACCGGCGAGATGTAG
- a CDS encoding 2-dehydropantoate 2-reductase: MKVAIYGAGAIGGHIAASLAHTGEVEVTMIARGKTLQAINDHGLRIYFDNGDTLSTYSNVTAVEDPAEAGPQDYVILALKAPVVRTIADALQPLLGPDTAIVTAMNGVPWWYFHAHGGPLDGARLESVDPNGELSEKLPPARCLGCVVYPAAEIVEPGMIRHEYGNRYMLGEPDGSKSERAQALSKAMNAGGLKAPVRPRIRDDIWLKLWGNVAFNPISALSLGTLAQIAGEPGTRRVARAMMVEAQAVAEALGVKMTVDVDTRIKWAGDVGEHKTSMLQDLERGRTMEVDSMVTAVSEIGDKLTIETPAIDTVLGLLIQRAKLAGCY; this comes from the coding sequence GTGAAGGTCGCGATCTACGGTGCCGGCGCGATCGGCGGGCACATCGCCGCTTCGCTGGCCCACACCGGGGAGGTCGAGGTCACCATGATCGCCCGGGGCAAGACGCTCCAGGCGATCAACGACCATGGCCTGCGCATCTATTTCGACAACGGCGATACGCTGTCGACCTACAGTAACGTGACAGCGGTCGAGGACCCGGCCGAGGCGGGGCCGCAGGACTACGTCATCCTGGCGCTGAAGGCGCCGGTGGTGCGCACCATCGCCGACGCGCTGCAGCCGTTATTGGGGCCGGACACCGCCATCGTCACGGCGATGAACGGCGTGCCCTGGTGGTACTTCCACGCCCATGGCGGTCCGCTCGATGGCGCGCGGCTGGAAAGCGTCGATCCGAATGGCGAGTTGAGCGAGAAGCTACCGCCGGCGCGCTGTCTCGGCTGCGTGGTCTACCCGGCGGCGGAGATCGTCGAGCCCGGCATGATCCGGCACGAATACGGTAACCGCTACATGCTGGGCGAGCCCGACGGCTCCAAGTCCGAGCGCGCACAGGCGCTGTCCAAGGCGATGAACGCCGGTGGTCTGAAGGCGCCGGTGCGTCCGCGCATCCGCGACGACATCTGGCTCAAGCTGTGGGGCAACGTCGCGTTCAACCCGATCAGCGCGTTGTCGCTCGGCACGCTCGCCCAGATCGCCGGCGAGCCCGGAACGCGCCGCGTCGCCCGGGCGATGATGGTGGAGGCGCAGGCGGTTGCCGAGGCATTAGGCGTCAAGATGACCGTCGATGTCGATACCCGGATCAAATGGGCCGGTGACGTCGGCGAGCACAAGACATCGATGCTGCAGGATCTGGAGCGCGGCCGCACGATGGAGGTCGACTCCATGGTCACGGCCGTTTCCGAGATCGGTGACAAGCTGACCATCGAAACCCCCGCGATCGATACGGTCCTGGGCCTGCTGATTCAGCGGGCCAAGCTCGCGGGCTGTTACTAG
- a CDS encoding acyl--CoA ligase: MAAGEVQGAQRTISDICNAGAADAVAIAAPERSAMTYGKLRELAGHTVSALNALGIGRGDRVAMVLPNSPETLAAFLTIGAGASTAPLNPAYRQEEHAYYLSDLQAKALVVRSDGGEEAKLARAAAETHGIPVLDLVPDTDGPAGSFCLKGGTPGEAATPGFAREGDEALVLHTSGTTSRPKIVPLLQRNVWTSARNIREVLQLSADDICLSIMPLFHIHGLIAASLAPLSAGGQAYVPGPFNALSMLRWLQESGATWYTGVPTMHQSLLDRALKRPDAAKGLGLRFIRSSSASLPSQTMKQLEETFGCPVIESYGMTEAAHQMTSNPLPPKPRKAGSVGIAAGPQVAIADEAGTFVPQGEAGEVCIKGDNVTPGYENNPDANAKAFFQGWFRTGDQGILDPEGYLTITGRLKELINRGGEKVSPVEVDEALMDHPDVAQAVAFALPHKKLGETVAAAVRLHEGAGLDEKTLKGFVAERLADFKVPQRIVFLEEIPKGPTGKMQRIGMAEKLGLVETQGAAK; encoded by the coding sequence ATGGCAGCAGGCGAGGTCCAGGGCGCTCAGCGCACCATTTCGGATATTTGCAACGCGGGCGCCGCCGATGCGGTGGCGATCGCCGCGCCCGAGCGCTCGGCGATGACCTACGGCAAGTTACGCGAGCTGGCCGGTCACACGGTCAGTGCGCTGAACGCGCTCGGCATCGGTCGCGGCGACCGGGTCGCCATGGTATTGCCGAACAGCCCGGAGACGCTCGCCGCCTTTCTGACGATCGGTGCCGGCGCCTCGACCGCCCCGCTCAATCCGGCCTACCGGCAGGAGGAGCATGCCTATTACCTGAGCGATTTGCAGGCGAAGGCGCTGGTCGTGCGCTCGGATGGTGGCGAGGAAGCCAAGCTCGCCCGTGCGGCCGCGGAAACCCACGGCATCCCGGTACTGGACCTGGTCCCCGACACCGACGGTCCGGCCGGGAGCTTTTGCCTCAAGGGGGGCACGCCCGGGGAAGCCGCAACCCCCGGTTTCGCGCGGGAGGGCGATGAGGCGCTGGTACTGCATACCTCCGGCACCACCTCCCGGCCCAAGATCGTGCCGCTGCTGCAGCGCAATGTCTGGACCAGCGCCCGCAACATCCGCGAGGTGTTGCAGCTTTCGGCGGACGACATCTGTTTGTCGATCATGCCGCTGTTCCACATCCACGGCTTGATCGCCGCGTCGCTCGCCCCCTTGTCGGCGGGCGGCCAGGCCTATGTGCCGGGTCCGTTCAACGCGCTCTCGATGCTGCGCTGGCTGCAGGAGTCCGGGGCGACCTGGTACACCGGCGTGCCGACCATGCACCAGTCGCTATTGGACCGCGCTTTGAAGCGTCCGGATGCGGCCAAGGGACTGGGGCTGCGGTTCATCCGCTCGTCCTCCGCCAGCCTGCCGTCGCAGACCATGAAGCAACTGGAGGAGACCTTTGGCTGCCCGGTGATCGAGTCCTACGGCATGACCGAAGCGGCCCACCAGATGACCTCCAACCCCCTGCCGCCGAAACCGCGCAAGGCGGGGTCGGTCGGCATCGCCGCTGGCCCGCAAGTCGCGATCGCCGATGAGGCCGGCACCTTCGTGCCCCAGGGGGAGGCCGGCGAGGTCTGCATCAAGGGGGACAACGTCACCCCCGGCTACGAGAACAACCCCGACGCCAACGCCAAGGCTTTCTTTCAGGGCTGGTTCCGCACCGGCGACCAGGGGATCCTCGACCCCGAGGGCTATCTGACCATTACCGGCCGGCTGAAGGAGTTGATCAATCGCGGTGGCGAGAAGGTCAGTCCGGTCGAGGTCGATGAGGCGCTGATGGACCACCCGGACGTGGCCCAGGCGGTCGCCTTCGCCCTGCCGCACAAGAAGCTGGGCGAGACGGTCGCCGCGGCGGTGCGCCTGCACGAAGGCGCGGGGCTGGATGAGAAAACGCTGAAGGGCTTCGTCGCCGAGCGGCTGGCCGACTTCAAGGTGCCGCAACGGATCGTCTTCCTGGAGGAAATCCCCAAGGGCCCAACCGGCAAGATGCAGCGCATCGGCATGGCGGAGAAGCTTGGCCTGGTCGAGACGCAGGGGGCGGCGAAGTGA
- a CDS encoding DEAD/DEAH box helicase, translated as MQTTSSEIDLTRAIRGAYRERGWEAFREGKARLRTVDLDESGAISITGEVHDKDGLSYKQDVRLVPDAGGSTQVSGTCTCRTMVNCEHVAALIYAWTSRQSTDEPQEAFESNLEPEDEELSGDLATYLDILEQAAAKPPRARVEAGAEAALRYDLAVERADDGSTRPVVRPLKIALDKDGQPTGTPEVYPLENVYQKPRPAFLTADDIAVLETLASSSGHGLEDGEQVDLRGPFAAWALERMLATGRTYWADNPTAGALQRGPARTGQPAWHKDREARRKFGVMPQTSLSDMSAIVLPLSTPFYLDPQSGVCGPIDLDMPGELASVLLAGPPVPKDQAGAFATAVTNRLGDVLPSLPSGGNDRLSEGLIRQLDALEKAAPSQSRAQRREAESKRTQLRYYLALEPNKTGQVAVVKPTTVSWDEEGTESAPKPYSVRNVYNQPRATFLSADDVGVLETLAGASGSSLGHETQVELRGPFAAWALERMLATGRTYWAARAHAGALARGEPAEGTPAWVTGGRGSQRFTVLPDAPHATLLPLTTPYYVDLQNRRAGPVQLDPEQPISGELIAALLAGPPLPAGEARPFVKALESRVGKALPVMPAAPARQETRTVTPSPILRLAQARIHPLPSPRGWRSSPPPEVVDAAVAELHFDYGGARIVEGDPAATLEWLEDDKLVRVPRADVIERQTIERLAQAGLEEVRPEGRSRRAARQGPIWRGLLKEHAYDDREAWLGFCYKALSELQSAGWRVEIDPDFPYEVLPAPRDWTFEVTEEDDGKAFSVRFGVEVDGDHLDLRPHLSSIIQQLDKRQEAQAQAAEQARDKAAVAQQEAEPRPLFVPLGEGRYLPLPTARIEPVARTLEELVEAGEGEVAHGGPRIPAARLGELSALETAADGAGLTLEGGRRLRALAEALRTGTGLGDIPKPDGLQGTLRDYQHDGFAWLQTLARHGFGGILADDMGLGKTIQALAHVLAEKEQGRLDRPALLVAPTSVVHNWVSEARRFAPDLRILVLHGPNRSERFPEIQDHDLVVTTYALLPRDREALTANGYHVLLCDEAQNVKNADAQAARVLRALDAHQAICLTGTPMENHLDELWSLMRVGVPGVFADRKTFRKTFRTPIEKRNDQRRRAILSRRVRPFLLRRTKIEVASELPPRTDMREPVELTDEQVTLYEQVRQQMDQKVRAEIREKGLARSQITVLDALLKLRQVCCDPRLVKLEQAKEVKSSAKLQRLMGMLEDLTDEGRQVLVFSQFTSMLSLIAEQLDEAGFDYVTLTGATRDRQTPVEMFQDGEVPIFLISLKAGGTGLNLTAADTVIHYDPWWNPAVEAQASDRAHRIGQDKPVFVYKMIAEGTVEERIVDMQDRKRDLASLVQSAEQGKGPAFTEDDLEELLSPVQG; from the coding sequence ATGCAGACCACGTCGTCCGAAATCGATCTTACGCGCGCCATCCGCGGCGCTTACCGCGAGCGCGGCTGGGAAGCCTTCCGTGAGGGCAAGGCCCGCCTGCGCACCGTGGATCTGGACGAATCCGGCGCGATCTCGATCACGGGGGAAGTGCACGACAAGGATGGCCTCAGCTACAAGCAGGACGTCCGTTTGGTGCCCGATGCGGGCGGCAGTACGCAGGTCTCCGGTACCTGCACCTGCCGCACGATGGTCAACTGCGAGCACGTCGCGGCCCTGATCTATGCCTGGACCTCCCGGCAGAGCACGGACGAGCCGCAGGAGGCGTTCGAGAGCAACCTGGAGCCGGAGGACGAGGAACTCTCCGGCGACCTGGCGACCTATCTGGACATCCTCGAACAGGCCGCCGCCAAGCCGCCGCGTGCCCGCGTCGAAGCCGGTGCGGAGGCCGCGCTACGCTACGATCTGGCGGTGGAGCGTGCGGATGACGGATCGACGCGTCCGGTCGTGCGGCCGCTCAAGATCGCGCTCGACAAGGACGGCCAGCCGACCGGCACGCCGGAGGTCTATCCGCTTGAAAACGTTTATCAGAAGCCGCGGCCGGCCTTCCTGACCGCTGACGATATCGCGGTGTTGGAGACACTCGCCAGTTCCTCGGGGCATGGGCTTGAGGATGGCGAGCAGGTCGATCTGCGCGGGCCGTTCGCCGCCTGGGCGTTGGAGCGCATGCTCGCGACCGGCCGGACCTACTGGGCGGACAACCCCACGGCCGGCGCGCTTCAGCGCGGGCCCGCACGCACCGGCCAGCCGGCCTGGCACAAGGATCGCGAAGCCCGGCGCAAGTTCGGCGTAATGCCGCAGACTTCGCTGTCCGATATGTCCGCGATCGTCCTGCCGCTGTCCACGCCGTTCTACCTGGACCCGCAGTCGGGCGTATGCGGGCCGATCGACCTCGATATGCCGGGCGAGTTGGCGTCCGTGCTGCTCGCCGGCCCGCCGGTGCCGAAGGATCAGGCGGGCGCGTTTGCCACGGCCGTCACGAATCGCCTGGGCGACGTGCTGCCCAGCCTGCCCAGTGGCGGCAACGACCGTCTGTCGGAAGGCCTGATCCGCCAGCTCGACGCGCTGGAAAAGGCCGCGCCCAGCCAGTCGCGCGCGCAGCGTCGGGAGGCTGAGTCCAAGCGCACCCAGCTGCGCTACTACCTGGCCCTGGAGCCGAATAAGACGGGGCAGGTTGCCGTCGTGAAGCCCACCACCGTCAGCTGGGACGAGGAAGGGACGGAAAGCGCCCCCAAGCCATATTCCGTGCGCAACGTCTACAACCAGCCGCGGGCAACGTTCCTGAGCGCCGATGACGTCGGCGTGCTGGAGACGCTGGCCGGTGCTTCCGGCTCCTCGCTGGGGCATGAGACGCAGGTCGAGTTGCGTGGTCCATTCGCGGCTTGGGCGCTGGAGCGGATGCTGGCGACCGGACGCACCTATTGGGCCGCCCGTGCGCACGCCGGTGCCCTGGCGCGTGGCGAGCCGGCGGAAGGAACGCCGGCCTGGGTTACCGGCGGCCGGGGCAGCCAGCGGTTTACCGTGTTGCCCGATGCGCCCCACGCCACGCTGCTGCCGCTGACCACGCCCTACTATGTCGATCTGCAGAACCGCCGCGCCGGTCCGGTGCAGTTGGACCCGGAGCAGCCGATCTCGGGCGAGCTGATCGCCGCCCTGCTGGCCGGTCCGCCGCTGCCCGCGGGTGAGGCGCGGCCGTTCGTCAAGGCGCTGGAAAGCCGGGTCGGCAAGGCGCTGCCGGTGATGCCGGCGGCCCCCGCGCGCCAGGAAACCCGTACGGTCACGCCCTCGCCGATCCTGCGGCTTGCCCAGGCGCGCATCCATCCCTTGCCGAGCCCGCGTGGCTGGCGTTCCAGTCCGCCGCCGGAGGTGGTCGACGCGGCGGTTGCGGAACTGCATTTCGACTACGGCGGGGCGCGCATCGTCGAAGGCGATCCGGCGGCCACTCTGGAGTGGCTGGAAGACGACAAGCTGGTGCGTGTGCCGCGCGCCGACGTCATCGAGCGTCAGACGATCGAGCGTCTGGCCCAGGCTGGTTTGGAGGAAGTCCGTCCGGAAGGACGCAGCCGTCGGGCCGCGCGTCAGGGGCCGATCTGGCGCGGCCTTCTGAAGGAGCACGCTTACGACGACCGCGAAGCGTGGCTGGGCTTCTGCTACAAGGCGTTGTCCGAGCTGCAGTCGGCCGGCTGGCGCGTCGAGATCGATCCCGACTTCCCCTACGAGGTCTTGCCGGCGCCCCGGGACTGGACCTTCGAGGTGACGGAAGAGGACGACGGCAAGGCGTTCTCCGTGCGCTTCGGGGTCGAGGTCGACGGCGATCATCTGGATCTGCGCCCGCATCTCTCGTCGATCATTCAGCAACTGGATAAGCGCCAGGAAGCCCAGGCGCAGGCGGCCGAACAGGCTCGCGACAAGGCGGCCGTAGCGCAGCAGGAGGCCGAGCCGCGGCCGCTGTTCGTGCCATTGGGCGAAGGCCGTTACCTGCCGCTGCCGACCGCCAGGATCGAGCCGGTCGCGCGCACGCTGGAAGAACTGGTCGAGGCCGGCGAGGGCGAGGTTGCCCACGGCGGCCCACGCATCCCCGCCGCGCGCCTGGGCGAACTGAGCGCGCTGGAAACCGCAGCCGACGGCGCCGGGCTGACGCTGGAAGGCGGCCGGCGGCTGCGCGCGCTGGCGGAGGCGCTGCGCACCGGCACCGGTCTGGGTGACATCCCCAAGCCGGACGGCCTGCAAGGCACGCTGCGTGATTACCAGCACGACGGCTTTGCCTGGCTGCAGACGCTGGCACGGCATGGCTTCGGCGGCATCCTGGCCGACGACATGGGCCTGGGTAAAACGATCCAGGCGCTGGCCCACGTGCTGGCGGAGAAGGAACAGGGGCGTCTGGACCGGCCGGCGCTGCTGGTCGCGCCCACCAGCGTGGTGCACAACTGGGTGTCGGAAGCCCGACGCTTCGCCCCGGACCTGCGTATCCTGGTCCTGCACGGTCCCAACCGCAGCGAACGGTTCCCGGAGATCCAGGACCACGATCTGGTGGTCACCACTTACGCCCTGCTGCCGCGTGACCGGGAAGCGTTGACCGCCAACGGCTACCATGTGCTGCTGTGCGACGAGGCGCAGAACGTCAAGAACGCGGACGCGCAGGCCGCTCGCGTGCTGCGCGCGCTGGACGCGCACCAGGCGATCTGCCTGACCGGTACGCCGATGGAGAACCATCTGGACGAGCTGTGGTCGCTGATGCGGGTGGGCGTGCCCGGCGTGTTCGCCGACCGCAAGACCTTCCGCAAGACCTTCCGCACGCCGATCGAGAAGCGCAACGACCAGCGCCGCCGGGCGATCCTGTCGCGCCGGGTGCGCCCCTTCCTGCTGCGCCGGACCAAGATCGAGGTGGCGTCCGAGTTGCCGCCACGCACCGACATGCGTGAGCCGGTCGAGCTGACCGACGAACAGGTGACGCTGTACGAGCAGGTGCGCCAGCAGATGGACCAGAAGGTCCGTGCGGAGATCCGCGAAAAGGGCTTGGCGCGCAGCCAGATCACCGTGCTCGACGCGCTCTTGAAGCTGCGCCAGGTCTGCTGCGACCCGCGGCTGGTCAAGCTGGAGCAGGCGAAGGAGGTCAAGTCCTCGGCCAAGCTGCAGCGGCTGATGGGCATGCTGGAGGACCTGACCGACGAGGGCCGGCAGGTGCTGGTGTTCTCGCAGTTCACCTCGATGCTGTCGCTGATCGCCGAGCAGCTCGACGAGGCCGGATTCGACTACGTCACCCTGACCGGCGCGACCCGCGACCGGCAGACGCCGGTGGAGATGTTCCAGGATGGCGAGGTGCCGATCTTCCTGATCTCGTTGAAGGCCGGCGGTACCGGCTTGAACCTGACCGCAGCCGACACCGTGATCCACTACGATCCCTGGTGGAACCCGGCGGTGGAGGCGCAGGCCTCCGACCGGGCGCACCGGATCGGTCAGGACAAGCCGGTGTTCGTCTACAAGATGATCGCCGAGGGCACGGTCGAGGAACGGATCGTCGACATGCAGGACCGCAAGCGCGACCTTGCCTCGCTGGTGCAGTCCGCCGAGCAGGGCAAGGGCCCGGCCTTCACCGAGGACGACCTGGAAGAGCTGCTGTCGCCTGTGCAGGGGTAG
- a CDS encoding DMT family transporter, with the protein MVLSNHLKGVAITAIGVTVLSLDAPLVRLIEAEVATVAFWRGALMALGFAVLTGIRRRGHLRADLRAFGRYDLLAALAFASGNLCFVIGAKMIPVANLLLFVATTPLTTAAMARLLLGERLQPSTLFAILGAFAGIVVLVAGELRAEADLLGHLIGLGVPLSTGLFFTLLRRARSSNTGPILVTAALIMAGVMLPFAWVPVMPITSMPQMGLLGLVVIPIAFTLISQGPRYLPAAEASLLMLLETVFGPIWAWLLLSELPSPAALAGGVLVLGSVAGHVFVSTRTRLAPS; encoded by the coding sequence ATGGTCCTCTCTAACCATCTCAAAGGGGTGGCGATCACCGCCATCGGCGTCACCGTGCTCTCGCTGGACGCCCCGCTCGTTCGCCTGATCGAGGCGGAGGTGGCCACCGTGGCATTTTGGCGCGGCGCGCTGATGGCACTCGGCTTCGCCGTACTGACGGGTATCCGTCGCCGCGGCCATCTGCGCGCCGACCTGCGCGCATTCGGCCGCTACGACCTTTTGGCCGCGCTCGCTTTTGCCTCCGGCAATCTGTGCTTCGTCATCGGTGCGAAGATGATCCCGGTGGCGAACCTGCTGTTGTTCGTCGCCACCACGCCGCTCACGACGGCTGCGATGGCCCGGCTGCTGCTGGGCGAACGGCTTCAACCCAGCACGCTGTTCGCCATCCTGGGCGCATTCGCCGGGATCGTCGTGTTGGTCGCGGGCGAGCTACGGGCGGAAGCCGACCTGCTGGGCCACCTCATCGGGCTGGGCGTTCCCCTGTCGACGGGGCTGTTCTTCACCCTGTTGCGCCGGGCGCGGTCGTCCAACACGGGGCCGATCCTGGTCACCGCCGCGCTGATCATGGCCGGCGTGATGCTACCGTTCGCCTGGGTCCCGGTGATGCCGATCACAAGCATGCCCCAAATGGGGCTGCTCGGGCTTGTGGTGATCCCGATCGCCTTCACCCTGATCTCTCAAGGCCCGCGCTACCTGCCAGCGGCGGAAGCAAGCCTGCTGATGCTGCTGGAGACGGTGTTCGGCCCGATCTGGGCGTGGCTGCTGCTCTCCGAACTGCCTTCGCCGGCCGCGCTCGCGGGCGGCGTGCTGGTGCTGGGGTCCGTCGCCGGGCACGTCTTTGTCAGCACTCGGACACGCTTGGCGCCGAGTTGA
- a CDS encoding TIGR01459 family HAD-type hydrolase codes for MTDQPAIRRGLEELADGYDAFILDLWGVLHDGLRAYPEAVEALYALKARGKQLLLLSNAPRRTEDLARQMANLGLPEDSYHHLMSSGQDAYVHLRDRPCTWYRELGRRMLHIGPPHDANMREGLDVSVVSDVQFAEFVLNTGPALHATEIGALEPVLRQAADRELPMICANPDIRVMRGDSVELCAGALAKRYQELGGEVRYHGKPYQGIYDSCFQLLGDPDPKRTLAVGDTLHTDIEGANRVGIDSAFVPGGINAGDLGIRMGELPETDRLTALFAREGQSPTHVLPAFRW; via the coding sequence ATGACCGATCAGCCCGCCATTCGCCGCGGCCTCGAAGAGCTGGCCGACGGCTACGACGCATTCATCCTCGACCTTTGGGGCGTGCTGCATGATGGTTTGCGCGCCTACCCCGAGGCGGTGGAGGCGCTGTACGCCCTGAAGGCGCGCGGCAAGCAGCTGTTGCTGCTGTCCAATGCGCCGCGTCGGACCGAGGACCTGGCCCGGCAGATGGCCAATCTGGGCCTGCCCGAAGACAGCTACCACCATCTGATGTCGAGCGGGCAGGACGCCTACGTCCATCTGCGCGACCGTCCCTGCACTTGGTACCGTGAGCTGGGCCGCCGGATGCTGCATATCGGCCCGCCGCACGACGCCAATATGCGCGAAGGACTGGACGTGTCGGTGGTGTCCGACGTGCAGTTCGCGGAATTCGTGCTCAATACCGGTCCGGCCCTGCACGCGACCGAGATCGGTGCGCTGGAGCCGGTGTTGCGCCAGGCGGCCGACCGCGAGTTGCCGATGATCTGCGCGAACCCGGATATCCGGGTGATGCGCGGGGACTCGGTGGAACTGTGTGCCGGCGCGCTTGCCAAGCGTTACCAGGAGCTGGGTGGCGAGGTGCGCTACCACGGTAAGCCCTACCAGGGCATCTACGACAGTTGCTTCCAGTTGCTGGGCGATCCCGATCCCAAGCGCACGCTGGCGGTGGGCGATACGCTGCACACCGATATCGAGGGCGCGAACCGGGTCGGCATCGACAGTGCGTTCGTGCCCGGCGGCATCAATGCCGGCGACTTGGGCATCCGGATGGGCGAGTTGCCGGAAACCGACCGGTTGACCGCGCTGTTTGCGCGCGAGGGCCAGTCCCCCACCCACGTGCTGCCCGCCTTTCGCTGGTAG
- a CDS encoding PAS domain-containing protein: MKDDNPVTTGSLPSEGTTISHAASVLANVLAEQPSMIDTLFDQSDELNVPMLMTGMRQNGGSFDILHCNAAFCEMCGYTRDDLIGRSPDMLQGPETDQRMARSFIERLQGDGHAGTILLNYRGDGTPYFVEIMAVRSPRPSGLEGGDPNVFVAFERSLGDLERGDGVAVSRPYRLALLLESVMRRYLQRNYHRGMHPAQWSALRYFKLADADKRSLSDFAKAHRTTMGTASTTVSTLVGKGYLVKRGFRGPIELTESGEQVLLDDPLDEVVGSFARLDAEGSAWAERVLLDLAERLADEDAPEPAIRH, from the coding sequence ATGAAAGACGACAATCCGGTGACTACCGGCAGTCTGCCGAGTGAGGGGACCACCATCTCGCACGCTGCGAGTGTGCTGGCCAATGTTCTGGCGGAGCAGCCCAGCATGATCGACACACTGTTCGATCAAAGCGACGAGCTGAACGTGCCGATGTTGATGACGGGCATGCGCCAGAACGGCGGCAGTTTCGACATTCTTCATTGCAATGCCGCGTTCTGCGAGATGTGCGGCTATACGCGCGACGATCTGATCGGTCGTTCGCCTGACATGCTTCAGGGACCGGAAACCGACCAGCGGATGGCGCGGTCTTTCATCGAACGCTTACAGGGTGATGGCCACGCCGGAACGATTCTGCTGAATTATCGGGGCGACGGCACGCCCTATTTCGTCGAGATCATGGCCGTGCGCTCGCCGCGGCCGTCCGGTCTGGAAGGCGGTGACCCGAATGTCTTCGTCGCCTTCGAGCGGTCCCTGGGCGACTTGGAGCGGGGTGACGGCGTTGCCGTCTCGCGCCCCTACCGCCTGGCGCTGCTGCTGGAATCGGTGATGCGCCGCTACCTGCAGCGCAACTACCACCGCGGTATGCATCCAGCACAATGGTCGGCGCTGCGTTATTTCAAGCTGGCCGACGCCGACAAGCGCTCGCTCAGCGACTTCGCCAAGGCGCACCGCACCACCATGGGGACGGCCTCGACCACGGTCTCGACCCTGGTTGGCAAGGGCTACCTGGTGAAACGCGGGTTCCGCGGTCCGATCGAATTGACCGAATCTGGCGAGCAGGTCCTTCTGGACGATCCGCTGGACGAGGTGGTCGGCTCGTTCGCCCGTCTGGACGCGGAAGGCTCTGCCTGGGCCGAGCGCGTGCTGTTGGACCTTGCCGAGCGGCTGGCCGACGAGGACGCGCCAGAGCCTGCCATCCGGCATTGA